The Streptomyces nitrosporeus genome includes a window with the following:
- a CDS encoding SDR family NAD(P)-dependent oxidoreductase, with protein MTTALITGATAGIGAAFARRLAADGHNLVLVARDTGRLRAQATELHDRHGIEAEVLTADLSTDAGIEAVEKRLADRVSPVDLLVNNAGFGNKGKYLDVPMADELTMLKVHCEAVLRLTSAAVSGMRERGRGGVVNVASVAAFLPRGTYGASKAWVVQFTQGVAKDLAGTGVRLMALCPGFVRTEFHERAGMGTGNIPGWMWLDADKVVTAALADLARGTSVSVPDPRYKALMGLVKLTPRALLGGVTSRAGRTYGPK; from the coding sequence ATGACGACTGCACTGATTACGGGCGCCACAGCGGGCATCGGGGCCGCCTTCGCGCGGCGGCTGGCGGCCGACGGGCACAACCTGGTGCTGGTGGCCCGTGACACCGGGCGGCTGCGGGCCCAGGCCACGGAGCTGCACGACCGGCACGGCATCGAGGCGGAGGTCCTGACCGCCGACCTGTCCACGGACGCCGGCATCGAGGCGGTCGAGAAGCGGCTGGCGGACCGGGTGAGCCCGGTCGACCTGCTGGTCAACAACGCGGGTTTCGGCAACAAGGGGAAGTATCTGGACGTCCCGATGGCCGACGAGCTGACGATGCTGAAGGTGCACTGCGAGGCGGTGCTGCGGCTGACCTCGGCCGCGGTGAGCGGGATGCGGGAGCGCGGCCGGGGCGGAGTGGTCAACGTCGCCTCGGTGGCGGCCTTCCTGCCGCGGGGCACGTACGGCGCGTCGAAGGCGTGGGTGGTGCAGTTCACCCAGGGCGTGGCGAAGGACCTGGCGGGTACCGGCGTGCGGCTGATGGCGCTGTGCCCGGGCTTCGTGCGCACCGAGTTCCACGAGCGGGCCGGGATGGGCACCGGCAACATCCCGGGCTGGATGTGGCTCGACGCCGACAAGGTGGTCACCGCCGCCCTGGCGGACCTGGCCCGGGGCACCTCGGTGTCGGTCCCCGACCCCCGCTACAAGGCGCTGATGGGTCTGGTGAAGCTGACCCCGCGTGCGCTGCTGGGCGGGGTCACCTCCCGCGCGGGCCGCACCTACGGCCCGAAGTAG
- the groL gene encoding chaperonin GroEL (60 kDa chaperone family; promotes refolding of misfolded polypeptides especially under stressful conditions; forms two stacked rings of heptamers to form a barrel-shaped 14mer; ends can be capped by GroES; misfolded proteins enter the barrel where they are refolded when GroES binds) — MAKILKFDEDARRALERGVNKLADTVKVTIGPKGRNVVIDKKFGAPTITNDGVTIAREVELDDPYENLGAQLVKEVATKTNDVAGDGTTTATVLAQALVREGLRNVAAGASPAALKKGIDAAVKAVSEELLATARPIDDKSDIAAVAALSAQDPQVGELIADAMDKVGKDGVITVEESNTFGLDLEFTEGMAFDKGYLSPYMVTDQERMEAVLDDPYILIHQGKIGSIQELLPLLEKVIQAGGSKPLLIIAEDVEGEALSTLVVNKIRGTFNAVAVKAPGFGDRRKAMLGDIATLTGATVIAEEVGLKLDQAGLDVLGTARRVTVSKDDTTIVDGGGNSADVQGRVNQIKAEIEGTDSDWDREKLQERLAKLAGGVCVIRVGAATEVELKEKKHRLEDAISATRAAVEEGIVSGGGSAIVHAVKVLEGNLGKTGDEATGVAVVRRAAVEPLRWIAENAGLEGYVITSKVSELDKGQGFNAATGEYGDLVKAGVIDPVKVTRSALENAASIASLLLTTETLVVEKPAEEEGEAGHGHGHGHSH; from the coding sequence ATGGCGAAGATCCTGAAGTTCGACGAGGACGCCCGTCGCGCCCTTGAGCGCGGCGTCAACAAGCTCGCCGACACGGTGAAGGTGACGATCGGCCCGAAGGGCCGCAACGTCGTCATCGACAAGAAGTTCGGCGCTCCCACCATCACCAACGACGGTGTCACCATCGCGCGCGAGGTCGAGCTCGACGACCCGTACGAGAACCTCGGCGCCCAGCTGGTGAAGGAGGTGGCGACCAAGACCAACGACGTCGCCGGCGACGGCACCACCACCGCCACCGTCCTCGCCCAGGCGCTCGTCCGCGAGGGCCTGCGCAACGTCGCCGCGGGCGCTTCCCCGGCCGCCCTGAAGAAGGGCATCGACGCCGCCGTGAAGGCCGTGTCCGAGGAGCTCCTCGCGACCGCCCGCCCGATCGACGACAAGTCCGACATCGCCGCCGTCGCCGCGCTCTCCGCGCAGGACCCGCAGGTCGGCGAGCTCATCGCGGACGCGATGGACAAGGTCGGCAAGGACGGTGTCATCACCGTCGAGGAGTCCAACACCTTCGGTCTGGACCTGGAGTTCACCGAGGGCATGGCCTTCGACAAGGGTTACCTGTCCCCGTACATGGTGACCGACCAGGAGCGTATGGAGGCCGTCCTCGACGACCCGTACATCCTGATCCACCAGGGCAAGATCGGCTCGATCCAGGAGCTGCTCCCGCTGCTGGAGAAGGTCATCCAGGCGGGTGGCTCCAAGCCGCTGCTGATCATCGCCGAGGACGTCGAGGGCGAGGCGCTCTCCACCCTCGTCGTCAACAAGATCCGTGGCACCTTCAACGCCGTCGCGGTGAAGGCCCCGGGCTTCGGCGACCGCCGCAAGGCCATGCTCGGCGACATCGCCACCCTCACCGGTGCGACCGTCATCGCCGAGGAGGTCGGCCTCAAGCTGGACCAGGCCGGTCTGGACGTGCTGGGCACCGCCCGCCGCGTCACCGTCTCCAAGGACGACACGACCATCGTCGACGGCGGCGGCAACTCCGCCGACGTCCAGGGCCGCGTCAACCAGATCAAGGCCGAGATCGAGGGCACCGACTCCGACTGGGACCGCGAGAAGCTCCAGGAGCGCCTCGCGAAGCTGGCCGGCGGCGTCTGCGTGATCCGCGTCGGTGCCGCCACCGAGGTGGAGCTCAAGGAGAAGAAGCACCGTCTGGAGGACGCCATCTCCGCGACCCGCGCCGCGGTCGAGGAGGGCATCGTCTCCGGTGGTGGCTCCGCCATCGTCCACGCCGTCAAGGTCCTCGAGGGCAACCTCGGCAAGACCGGCGACGAGGCCACCGGTGTCGCGGTCGTCCGCCGCGCCGCCGTCGAGCCGCTCCGCTGGATCGCGGAGAACGCGGGCCTGGAGGGTTACGTCATCACCTCCAAGGTCTCCGAGCTCGACAAGGGCCAGGGCTTCAACGCCGCGACCGGTGAGTACGGCGACCTGGTGAAGGCCGGCGTCATCGACCCGGTCAAGGTCACCCGCTCCGCCCTGGAGAACGCCGCGTCGATCGCCTCGCTGCTGCTCACGACCGAGACCCTGGTCGTCGAGAAGCCGGCCGAGGAAGAGGGCGAGGCCGGTCACGGCCACGGCCACGGCCACTCGCACTAG
- the groES gene encoding co-chaperone GroES, translated as MSTTSSKVAIKPLEDRIVVQPLDAEQTTASGLVIPDTAKEKPQEGVVLAVGPGRFENGERLPLDVKTGDVVLYSKYGGTEVKYNGEEYLVLSARDVLAIVEK; from the coding sequence GTGTCGACCACCAGCTCCAAGGTTGCGATCAAGCCGCTCGAGGACCGCATTGTGGTCCAGCCGCTCGACGCCGAGCAGACCACGGCCTCCGGCCTGGTCATTCCGGACACCGCCAAGGAGAAGCCCCAGGAGGGCGTCGTCCTGGCCGTGGGCCCGGGCCGCTTCGAGAACGGCGAGCGTCTTCCGCTCGACGTCAAGACCGGCGATGTCGTCCTGTACAGCAAGTACGGCGGCACCGAGGTGAAGTACAACGGCGAGGAGTACCTCGTCCTTTCGGCGCGCGACGTTCTCGCGATCGTCGAGAAGTAA
- a CDS encoding polysaccharide deacetylase family protein, giving the protein MQLVRQKGKFGSRRYGPVGVAVSALLAAAVASGCAGGAADGPDRGQPASPAAGREAQAGHAGPAPAAGARAEGLKRKQAARAVAAKKWGLAETPLAAPEPPAKKPRLTTREGFEVKGGEDLPPVFTTVPTEDRVVFLTMDDGSEKDPELLRMMTELDIPYSAFLSDYVVRDDYGYFEEMQKSGVVLGNHTLTHPYLPGLSADEQREEICGEQDRMEERFGKRPTLFRPPYGNYNGDTLRIAKSCGIEAVPLWAAEAFPGRMEWRERDQDLHPGDIILTHFRGEAEWGGSMADMIRTVMKTVTGKGYAVARLEDYV; this is encoded by the coding sequence ATGCAGCTAGTACGACAAAAGGGAAAATTTGGGTCCAGGCGGTACGGTCCGGTCGGCGTGGCCGTGTCCGCCCTGCTGGCGGCCGCCGTCGCCTCGGGATGCGCCGGAGGCGCGGCGGACGGACCGGACCGGGGGCAGCCGGCCTCCCCGGCCGCGGGCCGGGAGGCGCAGGCCGGCCACGCCGGCCCCGCTCCGGCCGCCGGTGCCCGCGCCGAGGGGCTGAAGCGGAAGCAGGCCGCCCGCGCGGTCGCGGCGAAGAAGTGGGGCCTGGCCGAGACTCCGCTGGCCGCCCCCGAGCCCCCCGCGAAGAAGCCGCGCCTCACCACCCGCGAGGGCTTCGAGGTGAAGGGCGGTGAGGACCTGCCGCCGGTCTTCACCACCGTGCCGACCGAGGACCGGGTCGTCTTCCTCACGATGGACGACGGCTCGGAGAAGGACCCCGAACTGCTGCGGATGATGACCGAACTGGACATCCCGTACAGCGCCTTCCTCAGCGACTACGTGGTGCGCGACGACTACGGGTACTTCGAGGAGATGCAGAAGAGCGGGGTGGTCCTCGGCAACCACACGCTCACCCACCCCTACCTGCCCGGGCTCTCCGCGGACGAGCAGCGCGAGGAGATCTGCGGCGAGCAGGACAGGATGGAGGAACGCTTCGGGAAGCGCCCCACCCTCTTCCGGCCGCCGTACGGCAACTACAACGGCGACACCCTGCGCATCGCCAAGTCCTGCGGGATCGAGGCCGTGCCGCTGTGGGCCGCCGAGGCGTTCCCCGGCCGTATGGAGTGGCGGGAGCGGGACCAGGACCTGCACCCGGGCGACATCATCCTCACCCACTTCCGGGGCGAGGCGGAGTGGGGCGGGTCCATGGCCGACATGATCCGCACCGTCATGAAGACGGTCACCGGCAAGGGTTACGCCGTGGCCAGGCTGGAGGACTACGTCTGA